The sequence AGCTGTCGGGCGCCATCGTCGTCTCCACCCCGCAGGACGTGGCGCTCTTGGATGCGCGAAAGGCAATGGACATGTTCAAGACGCTGAAGACCCCGGTGCTGGGGCTGATTGAGAACATGTCCTTCTTCACCTGCCCGGATTGCGGCGGCGAGCATCACATCTTCGGCCATGGCGGCGTCGCGGCTGAGGCCGAGGCTCTGGGCCTGCCGCTGCTTGGAGCATTGCCGATTGATCTGGACACCCGGCTGGCGGGCGACAGCGGCACGCCGGTGGCCGCGGGCGAGGGCGCAATGGCCCAGGCCTATGCCCGGATCGCCGAGGGGCTGATCGGCGGCGGCATGGCCTGACGCCCCGCGGGCACGCACACACACTCTCTATAAATACGATCGGATGGCCCGCCCCCTGTGGCGGGCCTGCTGCTGTTTGCGGCCCGCACATGGGCGCTGATGGGATTGCCTGCCGGAACCGGGAGCGGATGTGACAGGCCGCACAGGGCAAAGGCGTGCAGGGCAGGCGGGAAACCATGGGACGGCTGGGAAATCACGGGATCTGCGGGAAATCATGGGCGCCATGGGAAATCATGGCCCGTTTTTCCGCCTGTTCCCTCTTGCCAGCACGAATCACCCCGTGCTGAAACGCTGATAACAGGAATTTCCGGCGCGAGGGGAGGAGGTGATTTGCGAACGTTGCGCGAACATTGGCGGAATCTGCGAGTCGTCTGACGGAATCGCGGGAAACTATGGGAAAAAATTTGCAGCCGCAACTCCCCTCTATATGTAGTGTTTGCGTTGCATTAACTCACAACAAGTTCCGGAATTTGTCCTGAGTTGGCCACGAATCTGGGGCGAATCTGCTGATGCACTGTCAAGGCCTCGGCAGGTTCCCGCAAAAAACAGTTGCAGGGCCATCAATTCCCATAGTATCCCTTGTTCATCGGATGAGACGAGGGACGGGGCGCCAAACGACCCCAAGCCAAAAACAAAACAAGCAGGTTTCATACAGGCCTTCGCTTTCATCGAACCAAGAGATCCGGCGCGCGAGCGAGCAGACATCCCCCCAGGTGGCGCGCGCAGTCGGACATCCCGCAAAGCGGGCCAAGGCGGCGGGTTGATCAGTGGCAGCAGATCAACCCGCCCCTTTTCATTCTGGGGGACGGATTAACGCGAGGGACGCGCGAAAAGGACGGGAAATTGGGCCGCAGGTTCAGAGGCGAAAGCCACCACAAGGTGGACAGCAAGGGGCGGGTGTCAATCCCCGCCTCCTTTCGCCGTGTGCTGGAGGCCGCCGATCCGAACTGGCAGCCCGGCCAGAACCCCGAACTGGTTATCGTCTACGGCGACCATCGCCGCAATTTCCTGGAATGCTATACTATAGAGGCAATCGAAGAGGTCGACGCCAAGATCGACCAGCTGCCGCGCGGCTCGATGCAGCGCAAGATGCTGCAACGGATGTTCCACGGCCAGTCCTTCCCGACCAATGTGGATGAGACCGGCCGCCTGGTGCTGCCCGCCAAGCTGCGCCAGAAGATTGATCTGGAGGTCGAGGCCTTTTTTATCGCCGCGGGCGACACCTTCCAGATCTGGAAGCCGGAAACCTACGAGGCTGAGGAACTGGCTCAGGCCGAGAAATGGATGGAAGAGCTGCCCGACGACTTCGATCCGATGGAATTCCTAGATGGCGCCGGGAGCGCTTAAGACATGACCCAGGACCAGAAAGCTGCCAATGGTCCCCACATCCCCGTTCTTCTGCGCCCGCTGTTGCAGGCGGTGGCGCCTGTCACCGGCCGCTGGCTGGACGGAACCTTCGGCGCCGGCGGCTACACCTGCGGCCTGCTGGAGGCCGGGGCAGAGCAGGTGATCGGCGTTGACCGCGACCCGCTGGCCTTTGAACTCGCCAAGCCCTGGGCAGGGCGGTATGGCGACCGCCTGATCCTGCAGCAGGGTGTGTTTTCCCGCATGGATGAATATGCCCAGGACCTGGATGGCGTTGTTCTGGACCTTGGCGTCTCTTCCATGCAGCTGGACCTGGCCGAACGCGGCTTTTCCTTCATGAAGGACGGCCCGCTGGACATGCGGATGTCGCAGTCCGGCCCCTCCGCCGCCGACCTGATCGCAGAGCTGACCGAGGCGCAGATCGCCGATATCCTGTTCCACTACGGCGAGGAACGCGCCAGCCGCCGCATCGCCAAGGCCATCGTCCGCGAGCGCGAGATCGAACCGATCACCACCACCCTGCGCCTTGCGGGCATCATCGAGAGCTGCCTGCCGCGCCCCAAGCCCGGCCAGTCGCACCCCGCGACCCGCAGCTTCCAGGGCCTGCGCATCGCGGTGAACGCCGAATATGACGAGCTGTTTGAGGGCCTCCTGGCCGCCGAACGCGCGCTGAAGCCCGGCGGGCTTCTGGCCGTCGTCACCTTCCACTCGGTCGAGGACCGGATGGTCAAACGCTTCTTCCAGCACCGCGCAGGCAAGACCGGACGCGCCAACCGCTATGCGCCGGAGCAGGAGGAAACCCCGCCCCAGTTCGAACTGGTCACCCGCAAGGCGGTTGGCCCGGACGAGCAGGAGCTGGCCGAAAACCCCCGTGCCCGTTCCGCCCGCCTGCGGGTCGGGCGCCGCACCGATGCCGCGCCGGGGCCGATCTCGGCCAAGGACCTTGGAATGCCGCAGCTGAAAGAGACGCGTAAATGAAGACCCTGCTGTATGCCGCAACTTGTCTGGCTGTGTTCGGCCTTGCCTTTTGGGCCTACCGCGAAAACTACGCCACCCAGCAGGTGCTGAAGGAAACCCGCGCCCTGCAGCAGCAGATCGGCGCGGCGCAGGTGCGCCTCAGCGTGCTGCGTGCCGAGTGGGCCTATCTCAACCGCCCGCAGCGGCTGCGCGATCTGGCCGACATCAATTTCGACCGCCTCGGCCTGCTGCC is a genomic window of Leisingera caerulea DSM 24564 containing:
- the mraZ gene encoding division/cell wall cluster transcriptional repressor MraZ, which codes for MGRRFRGESHHKVDSKGRVSIPASFRRVLEAADPNWQPGQNPELVIVYGDHRRNFLECYTIEAIEEVDAKIDQLPRGSMQRKMLQRMFHGQSFPTNVDETGRLVLPAKLRQKIDLEVEAFFIAAGDTFQIWKPETYEAEELAQAEKWMEELPDDFDPMEFLDGAGSA
- the rsmH gene encoding 16S rRNA (cytosine(1402)-N(4))-methyltransferase RsmH → MTQDQKAANGPHIPVLLRPLLQAVAPVTGRWLDGTFGAGGYTCGLLEAGAEQVIGVDRDPLAFELAKPWAGRYGDRLILQQGVFSRMDEYAQDLDGVVLDLGVSSMQLDLAERGFSFMKDGPLDMRMSQSGPSAADLIAELTEAQIADILFHYGEERASRRIAKAIVREREIEPITTTLRLAGIIESCLPRPKPGQSHPATRSFQGLRIAVNAEYDELFEGLLAAERALKPGGLLAVVTFHSVEDRMVKRFFQHRAGKTGRANRYAPEQEETPPQFELVTRKAVGPDEQELAENPRARSARLRVGRRTDAAPGPISAKDLGMPQLKETRK
- the ftsL gene encoding cell division protein FtsL, with the translated sequence MKTLLYAATCLAVFGLAFWAYRENYATQQVLKETRALQQQIGAAQVRLSVLRAEWAYLNRPQRLRDLADINFDRLGLLPLRPDQFGRVDEVSYPVLPDLEITNEVEVSGLNAGTRP